The following are from one region of the Vibrio hyugaensis genome:
- the epmB gene encoding EF-P beta-lysylation protein EpmB, translating to MPHIITRKVESVEQNWLKQLANGISDPAKLLESLEIDPSPWQDGFAARKLFAQRVPQSFVDRMEKGNPYDPLLRQVLPLNEEFEVHEGYSNDPLEEQDNEVPGLLHKYRNRALMIVKGGCAVNCRYCFRRHFPYQENKSGKQAWTQCLEYMAKQPELNEVIFSGGDPLMAKDDEIHWLLEHIAQIPHIKRLRIHSRLPVVIPARITDELCQLLRASRLQIILVTHINHANEINAEFTAQMAKLKQAGVTLLNQGVLLKGVNDSIEAQVALNEALFDSGILPYYLHVLDKVQGAAHFFVSDEEAKEIMRGLITRVSGYLVPKLTREIGGRPSKTPLDLHLE from the coding sequence ATGCCGCACATAATAACCCGAAAAGTCGAATCTGTTGAGCAAAACTGGCTCAAACAGTTAGCGAATGGGATCTCTGATCCTGCAAAGTTGCTGGAAAGTTTGGAAATTGATCCTTCGCCGTGGCAAGACGGGTTTGCTGCGCGCAAGCTGTTTGCACAGCGTGTACCGCAAAGTTTTGTCGATAGGATGGAAAAAGGCAATCCTTACGATCCACTTTTACGCCAAGTATTACCTTTGAACGAGGAGTTCGAGGTTCACGAAGGTTACTCCAATGATCCTCTGGAAGAGCAAGACAACGAAGTGCCTGGGCTGTTACACAAATACCGCAATCGCGCATTGATGATTGTAAAAGGTGGCTGTGCCGTGAACTGCCGTTATTGCTTCCGCCGTCATTTTCCTTATCAAGAGAACAAGAGCGGTAAACAAGCTTGGACTCAGTGCTTAGAATACATGGCGAAGCAGCCAGAACTGAATGAAGTTATCTTCTCAGGTGGTGATCCTCTGATGGCAAAAGACGATGAGATCCACTGGCTACTAGAACACATAGCACAAATCCCTCACATCAAGCGCCTGCGTATTCACAGCCGTTTACCTGTGGTAATCCCTGCACGTATTACTGACGAGTTGTGTCAGCTACTGCGAGCCTCTCGCTTGCAAATCATCTTGGTAACGCACATCAACCACGCCAACGAGATCAATGCTGAATTTACTGCTCAAATGGCAAAACTGAAACAAGCCGGCGTTACTTTGCTTAACCAAGGCGTGCTATTAAAAGGCGTCAATGACAGCATAGAAGCACAAGTTGCTCTCAATGAAGCCCTGTTTGACTCAGGAATATTACCTTATTACCTACACGTGTTAGATAAAGTCCAAGGCGCGGCACATTTCTTCGTCTCTGATGAAGAAGCAAAAGAAATCATGCGTGGCTTGATTACTCGCGTCTCGGGCTACCTAGTGCCTAAATTGACTCGTGAAATTGGCGGCCGACCAAGTAAAACGCCACTGGATCTGCATCTAGAGTAA
- the efp gene encoding elongation factor P — protein MATVSTNEFKGGLKLMLDNEPCVILENEYVKPGKGQAFNRVKIRKLLSGKVLEKTFKSGDTCEVADVMDIDLDYLYSDGEFYHFMNNETFEQIAADAKAVGDNAKWLVENNTCMITLWNGNPITVTPPNFVELEVTDTDPGLKGDTQGTGGKPATLSTGAVVRVPLFIAIGEVIKVDTRTAEYVGRVK, from the coding sequence ATGGCTACAGTTAGCACCAATGAATTTAAAGGCGGCCTTAAGTTAATGCTTGATAACGAGCCTTGTGTAATTCTGGAAAACGAATACGTTAAACCAGGTAAAGGCCAAGCGTTCAACCGCGTTAAAATTCGTAAACTTCTTTCTGGTAAAGTGCTAGAGAAAACATTCAAGTCTGGTGACACTTGTGAAGTGGCAGACGTAATGGATATCGACCTAGATTATCTATATTCAGACGGCGAATTCTACCACTTTATGAACAACGAAACTTTCGAGCAGATCGCTGCAGACGCGAAAGCGGTTGGTGACAACGCTAAGTGGTTGGTAGAAAACAACACTTGTATGATCACGCTTTGGAACGGTAACCCAATCACAGTTACTCCACCAAACTTCGTTGAACTAGAAGTTACTGACACAGACCCAGGTCTAAAAGGTGACACTCAAGGTACAGGTGGTAAGCCAGCAACACTATCAACTGGCGCTGTAGTACGTGTACCACTATTCATCGCAATTGGCGAAGTGATCAAAGTTGACACTCGTACTGCTGAATATGTAGGTCGTGTGAAGTAA
- a CDS encoding nitroreductase family protein produces MSTQEQHHPLNDFVEYSPQEMAARAVQNLEQLQRRHSIRSFSDRPVAKEVIEHCIRAAGTAPSGANHQPWHFVAINSAEVKGQIRQAAEELERSFYEGRAGQEWLDALKPLGTNASKPYLEKAPWLIAVFSQKKGGVSNDGAQTNYYVHESVGIATGFLLQALHNAGLGTLTHTPKPMSFLSKICGRDNDVDRPYMLIVTGYPEEDATIPEHAMHKKSLDEIATFIE; encoded by the coding sequence ATGTCGACTCAAGAGCAACATCACCCACTCAATGATTTTGTGGAATACTCTCCGCAAGAAATGGCAGCAAGAGCTGTACAGAATCTTGAGCAACTTCAGCGCCGTCATTCAATTCGTAGCTTCTCTGATCGTCCAGTGGCGAAAGAAGTGATTGAGCACTGCATTCGAGCAGCAGGTACAGCTCCGAGTGGTGCAAACCATCAGCCTTGGCATTTTGTTGCGATTAACAGTGCGGAAGTGAAAGGGCAGATCCGCCAAGCCGCTGAAGAGCTAGAACGTTCTTTCTATGAAGGTCGAGCAGGGCAAGAGTGGTTAGATGCACTTAAGCCACTCGGTACCAATGCCAGCAAGCCTTATCTAGAAAAAGCACCATGGCTGATCGCGGTGTTTTCGCAAAAGAAAGGTGGCGTAAGCAATGATGGGGCACAAACTAACTATTACGTGCACGAGTCAGTCGGGATTGCCACAGGCTTTTTACTTCAAGCGCTGCACAATGCAGGTTTGGGTACGCTGACTCATACACCAAAACCAATGAGTTTCTTGAGTAAGATTTGCGGGCGAGACAATGATGTCGATCGTCCATATATGTTGATTGTGACCGGTTATCCGGAAGAAGATGCGACCATTCCGGAACATGCGATGCACAAAAAGTCACTGGATGAAATCGCGACCTTTATTGAATAG
- the frdD gene encoding fumarate reductase subunit FrdD — MKPNYSVNTAPKRSDEPIWWGLFGAGGTWFAMITPITVLVMGILVPLGVIDAEAMSYERVSEFATSIIGALFIIGTLALPMWHAMHRLHHGMHDLKFHTGLIGKIACYAFAGLITALAVVFIFMI; from the coding sequence ATGAAACCGAATTATAGTGTTAACACAGCCCCGAAGCGTTCTGATGAGCCAATCTGGTGGGGTCTATTTGGTGCCGGTGGTACTTGGTTTGCGATGATCACACCGATTACAGTGCTGGTTATGGGCATCTTGGTACCGCTTGGCGTGATTGATGCAGAAGCAATGAGTTACGAACGCGTATCTGAATTCGCAACCAGCATCATCGGTGCGCTATTCATCATAGGTACGCTAGCATTGCCAATGTGGCATGCGATGCACCGTCTACACCACGGCATGCACGACCTTAAGTTCCACACAGGCTTGATTGGTAAAATCGCATGTTACGCGTTTGCAGGTTTAATCACTGCGCTGGCCGTTGTCTTTATCTTCATGATTTAA
- the frdC gene encoding fumarate reductase subunit FrdC, translating into MSNRKPYVREIKRTWWKNHPFYRFYMVREATVLPLILFTIFLTFGLGSLVKGPEAWQGWLEFMANPIVVAINIVALLGSLFHAQTFFSMMPQVMPIRLKGKPVDKKIIVLTQWAAVAFISLIVLIVV; encoded by the coding sequence ATGAGCAACCGTAAACCTTACGTTCGTGAAATAAAACGCACATGGTGGAAGAACCATCCTTTCTACCGCTTCTACATGGTACGTGAAGCAACTGTGCTTCCTCTGATCCTATTCACTATCTTCCTGACTTTCGGTCTAGGTTCACTAGTAAAAGGCCCAGAAGCTTGGCAAGGTTGGTTAGAGTTCATGGCAAACCCTATCGTAGTAGCAATCAACATTGTTGCTCTACTAGGCAGTTTGTTCCATGCACAAACCTTCTTCAGCATGATGCCACAAGTAATGCCAATTCGTTTGAAAGGCAAACCAGTGGATAAGAAAATCATCGTTCTGACTCAGTGGGCCGCAGTTGCGTTCATCTCACTGATCGTTCTCATCGTGGTGTAA
- a CDS encoding succinate dehydrogenase/fumarate reductase iron-sulfur subunit codes for MSANRIQKVDILRYDPEKDAEPYTQTFEVPFDETMSVLDALGYIKDHLDKDLSYRWSCRMAICGSCGIMVNNVPKLACKSFLRDYPNGVTIEPLANFPIEKDLIVDMTPFIERLEAIKPYIIGNDRKPEDGTNLQTPEQMAKYKQFAGCINCGLCYAACPQFGLNPEFIGPAALTLAHRYNLDSRDNGKAERMKLINGENGAWGCTFVGYCSEVCPKSVDPAAAVNQGKVESSMDFVIAMLKPDGSPKKVEA; via the coding sequence ATGTCAGCAAACCGCATTCAAAAAGTAGACATTCTGCGTTACGACCCTGAGAAGGACGCGGAACCATACACGCAAACATTCGAAGTCCCATTTGATGAAACCATGTCCGTACTTGATGCACTTGGCTACATCAAAGATCACCTAGATAAAGATCTGTCTTACCGTTGGTCTTGTCGTATGGCGATCTGTGGTTCTTGCGGCATCATGGTAAACAACGTGCCTAAGCTCGCTTGTAAGAGCTTCCTACGTGATTACCCGAATGGCGTGACTATCGAGCCACTAGCAAACTTCCCAATCGAGAAAGACTTGATCGTTGATATGACGCCGTTCATCGAGCGCCTAGAAGCCATCAAACCTTACATCATTGGTAACGACCGCAAGCCAGAAGACGGCACAAACCTGCAAACGCCAGAGCAAATGGCGAAGTACAAACAGTTTGCTGGTTGTATCAACTGTGGTCTTTGCTACGCGGCATGTCCTCAGTTCGGTTTGAACCCTGAGTTCATCGGTCCGGCGGCACTAACACTGGCACACCGTTACAACCTAGATAGCCGTGACAACGGTAAAGCTGAGCGCATGAAGCTGATCAACGGCGAAAACGGCGCTTGGGGTTGTACCTTTGTAGGTTACTGTTCTGAAGTTTGTCCGAAGAGCGTCGATCCAGCAGCGGCAGTAAACCAAGGCAAAGTGGAGTCTTCTATGGACTTCGTGATTGCGATGTTGAAACCTGATGGTTCACCAAAGAAAGTGGAGGCATAA